A genomic stretch from Desulfotignum balticum DSM 7044 includes:
- a CDS encoding sensor histidine kinase gives MPDLFRTIRFRLTLWFTGIFSISAAVAFVLFYYLAVQTLQDQIDEELMDKAAQFSSVIRQSGMRGAGNLAVIESKAAGEKMIFFRLLYPTGEVFASSHMSYWKDIQVDHELLHQLIEKKSPVFDTRMMDNVHKARILYTFVAHNAILQTGVTMESQSRFLGAFKRVFMVAMGFIVGFSALSGWFLVQKALSRVDTITRTAKSITGSSLQKRVPVTGSKDELDDLASTFNQMLDRIQSLVSGIREMGDNMAHDLKSPVTRIRGAAELTLLQGETLEEFHSMAAGTIEESDRLLDMINTMLVISRTRAGEGDFHFEPMDLTQMIQEACDLFAPVAEDKDIAFFCHGPGRFEVMADVTMLQRAFSNLLDNAIKYTDPGGQITVQMIKKNDSIVAIQVTDTGPGIALQFHERIFDRFFRAESSRTSPGSGLGLSFARAIVREHKGDIHVQSNPGKGACFTLTLPYCNFQVI, from the coding sequence ATGCCTGATCTGTTCAGGACCATCCGGTTCAGGTTGACGCTCTGGTTCACGGGTATTTTTTCCATCTCCGCTGCCGTGGCGTTTGTTCTGTTTTATTATCTGGCCGTCCAGACCCTCCAGGATCAGATCGATGAAGAGCTGATGGACAAAGCCGCTCAGTTTTCGTCTGTCATCCGTCAGAGCGGGATGAGAGGGGCCGGCAACCTGGCGGTGATCGAATCCAAGGCCGCCGGCGAAAAAATGATTTTTTTCAGACTCCTGTATCCCACAGGCGAGGTGTTTGCGTCCTCTCACATGTCTTACTGGAAAGATATCCAGGTGGACCATGAGCTGCTGCACCAGCTGATAGAGAAAAAATCCCCGGTGTTTGATACCCGCATGATGGACAACGTTCACAAGGCCCGAATTTTATACACATTTGTGGCACACAATGCGATTTTGCAGACCGGGGTCACCATGGAATCCCAGTCCCGGTTTCTCGGTGCGTTCAAGCGCGTGTTCATGGTGGCCATGGGTTTTATTGTGGGGTTTTCCGCTTTGTCCGGGTGGTTTCTGGTGCAAAAAGCCCTGTCCCGGGTGGACACCATCACCCGCACCGCCAAAAGCATCACCGGTTCCAGTCTCCAGAAACGGGTACCGGTCACGGGCAGCAAAGATGAGCTGGATGATCTGGCCAGCACCTTCAACCAGATGCTGGACCGGATCCAATCCCTGGTCAGCGGCATCCGGGAAATGGGAGACAACATGGCCCATGATTTGAAAAGCCCGGTCACCCGGATCCGGGGTGCGGCTGAATTGACGCTGTTACAGGGAGAAACCCTGGAAGAATTTCATTCCATGGCTGCCGGCACCATTGAAGAATCAGACCGGCTTTTAGACATGATCAACACCATGCTGGTGATTTCCAGAACCCGGGCAGGGGAGGGGGATTTTCATTTTGAACCCATGGATCTGACTCAAATGATTCAGGAAGCCTGTGATCTGTTTGCCCCGGTGGCCGAAGACAAAGACATCGCTTTTTTCTGTCATGGGCCGGGCCGGTTTGAGGTGATGGCGGATGTGACCATGCTTCAGCGGGCATTTTCCAATCTGCTGGACAATGCCATCAAATATACGGATCCCGGGGGGCAAATCACGGTGCAGATGATCAAAAAAAATGATTCCATCGTGGCGATTCAAGTCACAGATACCGGTCCGGGAATTGCCTTGCAGTTTCACGAGCGGATTTTTGACCGGTTTTTCCGGGCAGAATCCTCCCGGACCAGTCCGGGCAGCGGTTTGGGATTGTCTTTTGCCAGAGCCATTGTCAGAGAGCACAAAGGGGATATTCATGTCCAAAGCAACCCCGGAAAAGGCGCCTGTTTCACGCTCACATTGCCATATTGTAATTTTCAGGTCATTTAA
- a CDS encoding DegQ family serine endoprotease, with protein sequence MKHLNKTHLILTLLVSVFLLTSLPVWAAQKQKMIPAGFSDLARTAKAGVVNIQTVKTVQGGGRVFEHFFGHPFGNREGLEDFFGPFLNPQPQNRKEQSLGSGFIISKDGYIVTNHHVIKGADEIKVILHDKTELDAEIVGTDPMTDLALIKVDAKNLQPLKFGKSSEADIGSWVVAIGSPFGLEQTVTAGIISAKGRIIGSGPYDDFIQTDASINPGNSGGPLLNLDGEVIGINTAIVRSGQGIGFAIPSDLATGIIDQLIDTKHVSRGWMGVAIQNITPELAEYYGIDSTRGVYVAKVYEDNPAHEAGIKSGDVILEVNGEKIETSRDLTLTIANLKVDETVDVKIIREGKEKTVNVKLGKRPDQDPEVMASLEEFDSFGFKFKELDTATAQRLGYPEEVKGLIVTEIKPDSPADSSGVRTGDLLLELNRQRITDLTSYHEVLSRIEKGRTAQLLFRRGNSHVYVVRFEK encoded by the coding sequence ATGAAACACTTGAACAAAACGCATCTGATTCTCACGTTGCTGGTGAGTGTTTTTCTGCTGACATCCCTGCCGGTCTGGGCCGCTCAGAAACAAAAAATGATCCCGGCCGGGTTTTCCGATCTGGCCAGAACAGCCAAGGCCGGGGTGGTCAATATCCAGACCGTGAAAACCGTTCAGGGCGGCGGCCGGGTTTTTGAACATTTTTTCGGTCATCCCTTCGGAAACCGGGAAGGACTTGAAGATTTTTTCGGCCCGTTTCTCAACCCCCAGCCCCAGAACCGGAAAGAACAGAGTCTGGGCTCCGGATTCATCATTTCCAAGGACGGTTATATTGTCACCAATCATCACGTGATCAAAGGCGCGGATGAGATTAAGGTGATTCTTCACGACAAAACCGAACTGGATGCGGAAATCGTGGGCACTGATCCCATGACGGATCTGGCACTGATCAAGGTGGATGCCAAAAATTTACAACCCTTGAAATTCGGTAAATCCAGCGAGGCGGACATCGGTTCCTGGGTGGTGGCCATCGGCAGCCCGTTCGGGCTTGAGCAGACCGTTACTGCGGGCATTATTTCCGCCAAAGGCCGGATTATCGGTTCCGGACCCTATGATGACTTTATCCAGACCGATGCATCCATCAACCCGGGCAACAGCGGCGGACCGTTGCTGAACCTGGACGGCGAGGTCATCGGAATCAACACCGCCATTGTGAGGTCCGGCCAGGGCATCGGGTTTGCCATCCCGTCCGATCTGGCCACCGGCATTATCGATCAGCTCATCGACACCAAGCACGTCTCCCGGGGATGGATGGGCGTGGCCATCCAGAACATCACACCGGAACTGGCGGAATATTACGGCATCGATTCGACCCGCGGTGTTTATGTGGCCAAGGTGTATGAAGACAATCCCGCCCATGAGGCCGGAATCAAATCCGGGGATGTGATTCTTGAGGTCAATGGAGAAAAAATCGAAACCTCCCGGGATCTGACCCTCACCATCGCCAATCTCAAGGTGGATGAGACCGTGGATGTAAAAATCATCCGGGAAGGCAAGGAAAAAACCGTGAACGTCAAACTGGGAAAACGCCCGGATCAGGATCCGGAAGTAATGGCATCGCTGGAGGAATTTGACAGTTTCGGGTTCAAGTTCAAGGAACTCGATACCGCCACTGCCCAGCGCCTGGGATATCCTGAAGAAGTCAAAGGACTGATTGTCACTGAAATCAAACCGGATTCTCCGGCCGACAGCTCAGGGGTCCGGACCGGAGACCTGCTCCTGGAGCTCAACCGCCAGCGAATCACTGATCTGACATCCTATCATGAGGTGTTATCCCGCATTGAAAAAGGCCGGACCGCCCAGCTGCTGTTCAGAAGAGGCAACAGCCACGTATATGTGGTGCGGTTTGAAAAATAA